The proteins below are encoded in one region of Methanobacterium aggregans:
- a CDS encoding glutamate synthase-related protein, translated as MVQDSWKVLSKVEDSRENRARCPCPLCPSYSNCGGEILYCGIGPSKSDVEIQGCVCNKCDIYIEKGLKGNYYCTKDVVGRNSNFMRKKGSYEDPESYNKMVNIKDECSTGRSMVGSMGSAKKLPVSFEDIHFIPAQVNKIPLNLEEAVNTTICIGPSSMKPLQLSSPIIISGMSFGAVSMNVKLVIAETASKLNVGFNSGEGGITKAELEMAPSQMMVQYATGRFGVDEEILKNAVAVEIRFGQGAYPGKGSYLPAEKMNQEIAELRGLEPDESAYSPAHHSDILNPGDVVEKVSWLRKLTNGAPVGAKIGCGDIEGDIEVLVDADVDFVTLDGFGGGTGATDLYVRENVGIPIIAALPRAYKYLDELGVKDGVSILAGGGLRSSADFAKCLALGADAVSIGTAALIALNCEQYRVCYSGSCPTGVATQNTELIKQLNVSDGVKKLENFLKISTKEVANLTRITGKEKISDLNMDDLTAITRETAFVTGVKYINGQCLR; from the coding sequence ATGGTCCAGGATTCATGGAAAGTACTTTCAAAGGTAGAAGATTCCAGGGAGAATCGGGCTAGATGTCCCTGCCCATTATGCCCCAGCTATTCAAACTGCGGTGGCGAAATACTTTACTGTGGCATAGGGCCCAGTAAGTCAGATGTTGAAATTCAGGGTTGTGTATGCAATAAATGTGACATTTACATTGAAAAAGGGCTCAAAGGAAACTATTACTGCACCAAAGATGTTGTTGGAAGGAACAGTAATTTTATGCGTAAAAAAGGATCATATGAAGACCCTGAAAGTTACAATAAAATGGTTAACATTAAAGATGAATGTTCCACTGGACGAAGCATGGTAGGTTCAATGGGATCCGCAAAGAAACTGCCTGTTTCATTTGAAGATATCCATTTTATTCCAGCCCAGGTGAACAAAATACCCCTGAACCTTGAGGAGGCTGTTAACACAACCATATGTATAGGTCCCTCATCAATGAAACCCCTGCAGCTTTCATCACCCATAATAATTTCAGGAATGAGTTTTGGTGCAGTGTCAATGAATGTTAAGCTTGTGATTGCAGAAACTGCTTCAAAGTTGAATGTTGGATTCAACTCCGGTGAAGGCGGTATAACAAAGGCTGAGCTTGAAATGGCACCATCTCAAATGATGGTTCAGTATGCAACTGGCAGATTTGGAGTTGATGAAGAGATACTGAAAAATGCTGTAGCAGTTGAAATACGCTTTGGACAGGGAGCTTACCCTGGAAAAGGAAGTTACCTTCCTGCAGAGAAAATGAACCAGGAGATAGCGGAACTCAGAGGTCTTGAACCTGATGAATCTGCCTATTCTCCTGCACACCATTCAGATATATTGAACCCTGGAGATGTTGTTGAGAAGGTTTCATGGCTTCGTAAGTTAACTAATGGGGCCCCAGTAGGTGCTAAAATTGGTTGTGGTGATATTGAGGGAGATATTGAGGTTCTTGTGGATGCTGATGTTGATTTTGTAACCCTTGATGGCTTTGGAGGGGGTACTGGTGCTACCGATCTTTACGTTAGGGAAAACGTTGGAATACCCATAATTGCAGCACTTCCAAGGGCTTATAAATATCTTGATGAGCTTGGAGTGAAGGATGGTGTCTCAATTCTTGCAGGAGGGGGTCTGCGCAGTTCTGCAGATTTTGCGAAGTGCCTGGCCCTGGGTGCAGATGCAGTTTCCATAGGAACTGCAGCACTCATAGCACTGAACTGTGAACAGTACAGGGTATGTTACAGTGGATCATGTCCCACAGGAGTTGCAACCCAAAATACTGAGCTTATAAAACAGTTGAACGTTTCTGATGGAGTTAAAAAACTTGAAAACTTTCTGAAGATTTCAACAAAAGAAGTAGCAAATCTCACACGCATAACTGGGAAAGAGAAGATTTCAGATCTGAATATGGATGATTTAACTGCAATTACACGTGAAACTGCATTTGTAACAGGTGTGAAATATATCAATGGCCAGTGCTTGAGGTGA
- a CDS encoding PAS domain-containing sensor histidine kinase, translating to MDEIDIESEKVFDLTFNAIPDLITLLDKDHKILRINKAMANRLGVSPEECVGKICFEVVHNRECPIENCPHALLLEDGSEHVSEVKEDNLGGFFLVTATPIVDSSGNTLGSVHVARDITQRKIMEDELHKALEDKDVLIKEVHHRVKNNLMILSSLLNLQSRYITDEKIQNIFKECQDRTRSLAIIHEKLYRSEDLKKIKINEYIESLVSSLYHSYTLDYNRIKVRVDVENLEFDADTSIPIGLIINELFTNAMKHAFPGNKTGQVTVELHSENDEFKLEVSDDGTGFPEDLDYKNVDSLGLRLVKSLTEQIDGKLELEHGKGTHFTVTFREL from the coding sequence ATGGATGAAATTGATATTGAATCTGAAAAAGTATTTGATCTAACATTTAATGCCATACCTGACCTTATAACACTCCTTGATAAGGATCATAAAATTTTAAGGATTAACAAGGCTATGGCAAATCGTCTTGGAGTTTCACCTGAAGAATGTGTTGGTAAAATATGTTTTGAAGTGGTTCACAACAGAGAATGTCCTATAGAAAACTGTCCCCATGCATTGTTACTGGAAGATGGTTCAGAACACGTATCTGAAGTGAAAGAAGATAATTTAGGAGGATTTTTCCTTGTAACTGCCACTCCAATAGTTGACAGTTCAGGGAATACATTGGGGAGTGTTCATGTTGCAAGGGATATTACACAGCGTAAAATTATGGAGGATGAACTTCATAAAGCCCTTGAGGATAAGGACGTACTTATTAAAGAGGTGCACCACAGGGTTAAGAACAATTTGATGATCCTATCAAGCTTGTTAAACCTACAATCCCGTTACATAACCGATGAGAAGATCCAGAATATTTTCAAGGAATGCCAGGATCGTACAAGGTCCCTTGCAATTATACATGAAAAACTGTACAGATCAGAAGATCTTAAAAAAATAAAGATCAATGAATACATTGAAAGCCTTGTTTCAAGTCTTTATCACAGTTACACACTGGATTACAATAGAATTAAGGTCAGGGTGGATGTTGAAAACCTTGAATTTGATGCAGACACATCCATTCCAATTGGGCTCATAATAAACGAACTTTTCACCAATGCAATGAAGCATGCATTTCCAGGAAATAAAACTGGGCAGGTAACTGTTGAACTGCATTCAGAAAATGATGAATTTAAACTTGAGGTTTCAGATGATGGAACTGGTTTTCCTGAAGATTTAGACTATAAAAATGTTGATTCTTTAGGTTTACGACTTGTTAAGAGCTTAACCGAACAGATAGATGGAAAACTTGAGCTTGAACATGGTAAAGGTACTCATTTTACCGTGACATTCAGAGAACTGTAA
- a CDS encoding 4Fe-4S binding protein: MMVKEWCMYCGECAGVCPRSLIEVRETSLIFNEEGCKDCQICVQVCPVQALSKEE, translated from the coding sequence ATGATGGTTAAGGAATGGTGCATGTACTGCGGGGAATGTGCAGGTGTATGTCCCCGATCACTCATAGAAGTCCGGGAAACAAGCTTAATATTCAACGAAGAAGGATGTAAAGACTGCCAGATATGCGTACAGGTATGTCCTGTGCAGGCTTTAAGCAAAGAGGAATGA
- a CDS encoding thiamine pyrophosphate-dependent enzyme produces the protein MAKYRCTVCNYIYDEEVEGVKFNDLPENWRCPVCNSPKSAFVFLCEGKACDGSEEADENKTVSDVMVAQMVEWGVKYVFGIPGTSSLGVVEAIRKNDAISYVQVRHEQAAALMASAYGKLTGHVAACLTIAGPGATNLATGLYDAKLDHSPVLALTGMVKRQLIGPGSFQEIDQHAFFEPVAVFNKTLMSEDQTTSLTTLAIKHALLERGVSHIGIPNDVQKFPCTGKVTPFKNRMPNQAVLQPDFIVERAANLVDNSKRPVIIAGFGAMGHGDELLEFAEKIDAPITTTFRGKGVVNEYNPLYVGSHGTIGSTASAELVEKSDLLVVVGSSFSDMTQIPEKRAVQIDMDPLMIARRYPVEAPMLGNSSELLPRLIKAVEGKQRPDYMKEIAALNKSWLDLLDEETDASKSPLRPQYIIKVLNEKLADDAIVSLDVGENGWWFGRNFFMKETQKLLMSGYLATMGFGLPAAITAQLVYPERQVTCISGDGGFSMVMGEFMTACKYELPINLFVMDNRQLGMIMQEQKVENYPNWQTDLHNCDFAEYAESCGGLGIRVESPEKLPEAVDKALNSDKPVLIDIETDPRRFIGSD, from the coding sequence ATGGCAAAATATAGGTGTACAGTCTGTAACTACATATACGATGAGGAAGTTGAGGGTGTTAAATTCAATGATCTGCCTGAAAATTGGAGATGTCCCGTTTGCAACTCTCCAAAAAGTGCATTTGTATTTCTATGTGAAGGTAAAGCATGTGATGGGTCTGAAGAAGCAGATGAAAATAAAACAGTTTCAGATGTTATGGTTGCACAGATGGTGGAGTGGGGTGTTAAGTACGTGTTTGGAATACCTGGAACTTCTTCACTGGGTGTTGTTGAGGCCATACGTAAAAATGATGCCATCAGCTACGTACAGGTGAGACATGAACAGGCAGCTGCACTAATGGCTTCTGCCTACGGTAAGCTCACAGGACATGTTGCTGCATGTCTGACCATTGCAGGTCCAGGTGCAACTAACCTTGCAACAGGACTTTACGATGCAAAACTGGATCATTCCCCTGTTCTGGCCTTGACCGGTATGGTGAAAAGGCAGCTCATTGGTCCTGGTTCCTTTCAGGAGATAGATCAGCACGCTTTCTTTGAACCTGTGGCTGTTTTCAACAAAACACTCATGTCAGAGGATCAGACCACCAGCCTTACAACCCTTGCAATTAAACATGCCCTCCTTGAAAGGGGAGTTTCACACATTGGAATACCCAACGATGTTCAAAAATTTCCATGCACTGGTAAAGTAACTCCTTTTAAAAATAGAATGCCCAATCAAGCAGTTTTACAACCAGATTTCATTGTGGAAAGGGCTGCAAATTTGGTGGATAATTCAAAAAGGCCAGTTATAATAGCTGGTTTTGGGGCAATGGGTCATGGTGATGAACTTTTAGAATTTGCAGAGAAGATAGATGCCCCCATCACAACAACCTTCCGGGGAAAAGGTGTGGTTAATGAGTACAATCCACTTTACGTTGGAAGTCATGGAACAATAGGTTCAACAGCTTCAGCAGAACTTGTGGAAAAATCTGATCTCCTCGTGGTGGTTGGATCCTCCTTCTCAGACATGACACAAATACCTGAGAAGAGGGCTGTTCAGATCGACATGGACCCCCTGATGATAGCCCGTAGATATCCTGTTGAAGCTCCCATGCTTGGAAACAGCTCAGAACTTCTCCCACGCTTAATAAAAGCTGTTGAAGGTAAACAAAGACCAGACTACATGAAAGAAATTGCTGCATTGAATAAATCCTGGCTTGATCTTCTTGATGAAGAGACTGATGCCTCAAAATCGCCTTTAAGACCCCAGTACATAATAAAAGTTCTGAATGAAAAGCTTGCAGACGATGCAATTGTATCCCTGGATGTTGGTGAGAATGGATGGTGGTTCGGCCGTAACTTCTTTATGAAAGAAACCCAGAAACTTCTCATGTCCGGCTACCTCGCCACGATGGGATTTGGATTGCCTGCAGCTATTACAGCCCAACTGGTTTATCCTGAAAGGCAGGTTACATGTATAAGTGGTGATGGTGGTTTTTCAATGGTTATGGGGGAGTTTATGACTGCATGCAAATATGAACTGCCCATCAACCTGTTCGTAATGGATAACAGGCAGCTTGGAATGATCATGCAGGAGCAAAAGGTTGAAAATTATCCCAACTGGCAGACTGACCTTCACAACTGCGACTTTGCAGAGTATGCAGAAAGCTGTGGAGGTCTTGGAATAAGGGTTGAAAGTCCTGAAAAACTTCCAGAAGCAGTTGATAAAGCTTTGAATTCAGATAAGCCTGTTTTAATTGACATTGAAACTGATCCTAGAAGATTTATTGGATCTGATTGA
- a CDS encoding NAD(P)/FAD-dependent oxidoreductase, protein MKLIETDVLVIGAGPAGSSTAKHAALNGADVILMDKKSEIGSPKRCAEGVSKEGLEKLGIELDPRWITREIKGIRLVSPNGTDVWLNDEKVKIPEAGFILERKVFDKYMAMDAARAGAKIMVKTLARGMRRDGDAYIVSCQHMDEDFEIKAKIVVGSDGPESRVGRWGGLKTTVKPKNMESGVQFEMVGLELEDSNSLEFYFGSVAPGGYAWIFPKGDDIANVGLAVLTTETDKSAYQHLVEFVEKCPATQNAQAVELNIGGDPVGGMLKNLVADNVIIVGDAAGHVNPLTGGGINSALEAGMYAGQVTAAAIKDEDYSEKRLKKYQKKCEENIGNSFDKYAKTKDYLLSVSDEELDKVADAFQEIELDSINTRELIKVLVKVSPKALLKLGKIF, encoded by the coding sequence ATGAAGTTAATTGAGACTGATGTTCTTGTGATAGGTGCAGGTCCAGCTGGTTCATCCACTGCAAAACACGCAGCACTTAACGGTGCAGACGTTATTCTAATGGATAAAAAGTCAGAGATAGGATCACCTAAACGATGCGCAGAGGGTGTTTCCAAGGAAGGGCTTGAAAAACTTGGAATTGAACTGGATCCTCGCTGGATTACAAGGGAAATAAAGGGTATTCGCCTTGTATCACCAAACGGAACAGATGTCTGGTTGAACGATGAAAAGGTCAAAATCCCCGAGGCAGGATTCATACTGGAGAGAAAGGTCTTTGATAAATACATGGCAATGGATGCAGCACGTGCTGGGGCCAAAATAATGGTCAAAACCCTTGCAAGGGGGATGAGAAGAGATGGAGATGCTTACATTGTAAGCTGCCAGCACATGGATGAAGACTTTGAGATCAAAGCCAAAATTGTGGTTGGTTCAGATGGACCTGAATCCCGTGTTGGAAGATGGGGTGGCCTTAAAACCACAGTTAAACCAAAAAACATGGAATCTGGTGTTCAATTTGAAATGGTTGGCCTTGAACTCGAAGATTCCAACTCCCTAGAGTTCTACTTTGGAAGTGTTGCCCCTGGTGGTTATGCATGGATATTCCCAAAGGGTGATGACATAGCAAACGTTGGATTAGCTGTTTTAACAACTGAAACTGATAAAAGTGCCTACCAGCACCTTGTGGAGTTCGTTGAAAAATGTCCTGCAACACAGAATGCTCAGGCAGTTGAACTGAACATAGGCGGAGACCCTGTGGGAGGTATGCTTAAAAATCTGGTTGCAGACAACGTTATTATAGTTGGAGATGCTGCAGGTCATGTTAACCCACTTACAGGAGGGGGAATAAACTCTGCACTGGAGGCTGGAATGTATGCAGGTCAGGTAACTGCTGCAGCCATTAAAGATGAGGATTACTCCGAAAAAAGACTTAAAAAATACCAGAAAAAATGTGAAGAAAATATAGGTAACTCCTTTGATAAGTACGCTAAAACCAAGGATTACCTTTTATCTGTTTCAGATGAAGAACTGGACAAAGTAGCAGATGCATTCCAGGAAATTGAACTGGACAGTATAAACACACGAGAACTCATCAAAGTCCTGGTAAAGGTTTCACCTAAAGCACTGCTAAAATTAGGGAAAATATTTTAA
- a CDS encoding UbiA family prenyltransferase, whose translation MIKTLIKSTRITWASKTVNMYLLALTYAYFTNLTLKNPYEILGGLFLVSLLWGALYSLNDLTDLELDMNDVTKKGRAFIQNSIEKKWVMLFCGFVITAVFLISFAFMKPVFTLIMALMLLNQVLYTVPPIRLKDTLLAPFASTATNSVLRIASCCVLLDNIFLVPMSVYFFMYMAGMATYVMYKSKMGQASVVGTVAGATLIYILYSGTMNLVQFAIAVLPAFLAAIPLYLSLFIQKDAMMYVADRLYHQVALVFFLICILYIIF comes from the coding sequence ATGATAAAAACCCTTATAAAGTCAACCCGTATAACATGGGCATCTAAAACTGTTAACATGTATCTTTTAGCCCTAACATATGCTTATTTTACAAATTTAACCCTAAAAAATCCTTACGAAATACTTGGAGGTCTTTTCCTGGTATCTCTGCTGTGGGGTGCCCTTTACAGTTTAAACGACCTAACAGATCTTGAACTTGATATGAATGATGTAACAAAAAAAGGGAGGGCATTCATACAAAATAGCATAGAAAAGAAATGGGTGATGCTCTTTTGTGGCTTTGTAATTACAGCAGTCTTCCTGATATCATTTGCATTCATGAAACCCGTTTTCACACTCATAATGGCTCTGATGCTTTTAAACCAGGTCCTATATACTGTACCTCCAATAAGGCTTAAAGATACACTTTTAGCCCCATTTGCAAGTACTGCAACCAATTCTGTTTTGAGAATAGCATCCTGCTGTGTACTCCTTGACAACATTTTCCTGGTTCCAATGAGTGTTTACTTCTTTATGTACATGGCTGGAATGGCCACATACGTGATGTACAAATCCAAAATGGGTCAGGCAAGTGTTGTCGGAACGGTAGCCGGTGCAACACTCATATATATTCTCTATTCTGGAACCATGAACCTTGTACAATTTGCAATTGCAGTCTTACCCGCATTTCTTGCAGCAATACCCCTTTATTTATCCCTTTTTATCCAGAAGGATGCGATGATGTACGTTGCTGACAGATTGTATCATCAGGTTGCACTGGTGTTTTTTTTGATATGCATACTGTACATAATCTTTTAA